CCGTTCTCCTCGAACACCTTGCTGACTCGGCCCCGCAGGTACTCGGCCTCATCCTCCTCGATGGCGCGGCGGGTGAACTCGTCATACCCCTTGCCCGCGGCGCGGATGTCCATGTAGAAAATCTTGCTGTTGCTGCCATGGTGTTTGTGCGCGTAAAGCATGGCGTGTTTTGCCGTGTACATGCAGCAAATTTTGGAGCAGTATTTGACGCCTTTCGATGGATCGCGCGAACCGGCGCACTGGATGAACACCACGGTTTCCGGCTCCTTGCCGTCCGACGGGCGCAGAATCTTTCCGGCGGTCGGGCCACTGGCCGAAGCGAGGCGCTCGAAGTGCAGGCCGGTAATCACATCCTTGTACTTGCCGTAACCGTACTCGCCATAGACGCTCGTGTCCTGGATCTGGAAGCCGGTGGCCACGACAATCGCGCCAACCTCGTACTCCTCCCAGGTGTCCTGCATTTCGAAATCGATGCAGTTCTCGATCTGGCAGGTCTTCTGGCATATCTTGCACTTGCCGTTCTTGAAGTAGGTGCAGCGGTTCCTGTCGATCACCGGCACGTTCGGCACGGCCTGCGCGAAGGGGGTGTAGATCGCCGTGCGGTTGCCGAGGCCGCACTCGAATTCGCTCGGAATCTTCTTGACCGGGCACTTCTGGATGCAGTCGCCGCAGCCGGTGCACTTGCTCATATCGACGTAGCGGGCCTTCTTGCGCACCTTCACCCGGAAATTGCCGATGTAGCCATCCACCTCTTCGACTTCGGCATACGTCAGTACCGTGATGTTGGGGTGCTGTATCGCCTCGACCATGCGCGGCGTCAGGATGCACTGCGAGCAGTCGAGCGTCGGGAAGGTCTCGGAGAGCTGCGACATGTGACCGCCAATCGAAGGCTCGCGCTCGACGAGGATGACCTCGCGCCCGGCGCCGGCTATGTCGAGCGCCGCCTGGATGCCCGCGATGCCGCCGCCGATGACCAGCGCGCGGCGCGTGACCGGCACGGAGATCGGCTTCAGCTCGTTGTTGCGCTTCACCTTTTCGACCAGCGATCGGGTGATTTCGATCGCCTTTTCGGTGGCCTGCTCCTTGTCGGAATGCACCCAGGAGCACTGCTCGCGGATGTTGGCCAGTTCGAGCATGTACGGGTTGAGACCGGCCTCGGCGCACGCCTTGCGGAAGGTGGTTTCGTGCATCCTCGGCGAACAGGCCGCCACCACGACGCCGGTCAGGTTGTTCTCCCTGATGGCGCGCTTGACCGTCTCCTGCCCCGGATCGGAGCAGAAATATTTGTACTCGTTGCAGATTTCCACGCCGGGATGGTCGGACAGTGCCTTGACAAGGTTGCCCGTATCGACCTTCGAGGCGATATTTTCACCGCAGTGACAGACGAAGACTCCTATTTTAGCCATCCTGAAGCCCTGAGTTGATGTTGTTTCAGGCACCGGTGCGAACAGCGCCGAGTGCCGCCAGACTATGGGGACAGTCAGTCCCTTGTACCGCTGTTTTCAGCAGTGCAGTTCAAGTGTTGCGATTTTGAGATTTCCCTTCCGGCCTCGCTCCTGTTTTTTTCAGATGGTCGTCCCGGGAAAACAGGACGCTGAACCAGGCATCGGCCGGTCAGGAGAGCATCCCGCCGGGTGACGGGATGTTGCCGGAGCCGGGCGGACGAACTACCTGATGAAAACTTTCAATGTACGATTCAAACGCCTTTTTTCTCATACACCGCGAGCACATTAAAGGTTTCTGACCATGCCGGTCGCCGGAACGAAGTGCTTGTCGAGCGCCACCTCTTCGGGACTCGCGCCGCAGGCCATTGCCACCAGATCGGAAATGTAGTATACCGGCATCTCGCCGACGTCGTTGTACCGTTTGCGCATTCCCGCCTGACGCATGTCGAGGTTGGTATGGCAGAGCGGACAGGCCACGACGAACGCGCCTGCGCCGTTGTTTGTGGCGTTTTTGGCGATCTTGTGGGTCAAGTCCTCGATCATCTCCTGCTGGGCCATCGTCAGTCCTGCACCGCAGCACTCTACCTTGTAGGCCCAATCTACCGGTTTGGCGCCAATCGCTTCGACGATCTCCTCCATCTTGGTCGGATTTTCGGGGTCGTCGTAGCCCATTGCGTCGAACGGACGCACCAGCAGGCAGCCGTAGTAGCAGGCGAGTGGCAGCTCCTTGAGCGGGTGGGTGACCCGCTTCTTGATCTCTTCAGCGCCCATGCCTTCGAGCAGTTGCATGACGCCGATGAAGCGAGACTTGAGTTCAGTCTCGCGCCCCATCGCGCTCTTCAGTTCTTCGCGCAGCTCCGCGGACTCCATGAGCGCCTTGCGGGCGGTCACCTGCCGGTTCAGGCAGGCGGCGCAGGGGGCGAGCACGTAGTCGAGGCCCTGCTGGTCAGCAAGCGCCTGGTTCCGCGCCGGAAGCAGCACGGAGAGTTTGTGGTTGGTG
This genomic window from Chlorobaculum limnaeum contains:
- a CDS encoding CoB--CoM heterodisulfide reductase iron-sulfur subunit A family protein; amino-acid sequence: MAKIGVFVCHCGENIASKVDTGNLVKALSDHPGVEICNEYKYFCSDPGQETVKRAIRENNLTGVVVAACSPRMHETTFRKACAEAGLNPYMLELANIREQCSWVHSDKEQATEKAIEITRSLVEKVKRNNELKPISVPVTRRALVIGGGIAGIQAALDIAGAGREVILVEREPSIGGHMSQLSETFPTLDCSQCILTPRMVEAIQHPNITVLTYAEVEEVDGYIGNFRVKVRKKARYVDMSKCTGCGDCIQKCPVKKIPSEFECGLGNRTAIYTPFAQAVPNVPVIDRNRCTYFKNGKCKICQKTCQIENCIDFEMQDTWEEYEVGAIVVATGFQIQDTSVYGEYGYGKYKDVITGLHFERLASASGPTAGKILRPSDGKEPETVVFIQCAGSRDPSKGVKYCSKICCMYTAKHAMLYAHKHHGSNSKIFYMDIRAAGKGYDEFTRRAIEEDEAEYLRGRVSKVFEENGKLIVRGVDTLLGKPVEVEADMVVLATAIVPQPDAKEFAKKIGIGYDEYGFYNEAHLKLRPVETATAGIYLCGACQSPKDIPDSVAQASASAAKVLGLFSREQLEREPVVAAVGESTCAGCWGCVYACPYNAIEQKDIRDRNGNLVKQVASVNPGLCQGCGTCVTFCRSNSIDLAGFTEKQIFAEVMAL